The following proteins are co-located in the Solanum pennellii chromosome 1, SPENNV200 genome:
- the LOC107031689 gene encoding NAC domain-containing protein 78-like, with translation MGNLKEGFRFSPTDAEAVTFLLRFIAGKFMNDSGFITTHVDTYGKQEPWDIYSHGVACSNDDEDNDCSQYRFFITKLKKKSESRYSRDVGNKGSWKQQDKSKSVRRKGGPVIGYKKSMSYMNKGYNKKNGDWLMKEYTLPEYLLDKFDKDCRDYVLCSIKKRTRSKTHTKEKLKLVNIVPEESTNLEDQSSATVGSTSFTEELQGRGVDAGEYLPQLELQNDMHEGTSIFVETLPAPYTFEATSMLDFDYQYLPADFDFLRSITA, from the coding sequence ATGGGGAATTTGAAAGAGGGTTTCCGATTCAGTCCGACTGATGCAGAAGCTGTTACTTTCTTGTTGAGATTCATTGCTGGAAAATTCATGAATGATTCTGGATTCATTACCACTCATGTTGATACTTACGGTAAACAAGAACCATGGGATATTTACAGTCACGGAGTAGCCTGCTCTAATGACGACGAGGACAATGATTGTAGTCAATATCGCTTCTTCATCacaaaactcaagaaaaaaagCGAGTCGAGATATAGTCGTGATGTGGGAAATAAGGGAAGTTGGAAACAGCAAGACAAGAGCAAATCCGTTCGAAGGAAAGGCGGACCAGTTATTGGATACAAGAAGAGCATGTCTTATATGAATAAAGGGTATAACAAGAAAAATGGTGATTGGCTGATGAAGGAATACACCCTCCCTGAGTATCTTCTTGATAAATTTGACAAGGATTGCAGAGATTATGTTCTCTGTTCTATTAAGAAGAGAACTCGCTCCAAAACTCACACtaaagaaaaattgaagttgGTGAATATTGTTCCTGAAGAGTCCACGAATTTGGAAGATCAAAGTTCTGCCACTGTTGGATCGACTAGTTTTACTGAGGAATTACAAGGAAGGGGAGTGGATGCAGGGGAATATCTGCCCCAATTGGAGTTGCAGAATGATATGCACGAGGGGACAAGCATCTTCGTTGAGACATTACCAGCTCCTTATACTTTTGAAGCAACATCCATGCTAGATTTTGATTATCAATATTTACCTGCTGACTTTGATTTTCTAAGAAGCATTACTGCTTGA